Proteins from one Desulfobacterales bacterium genomic window:
- a CDS encoding flavodoxin domain-containing protein: protein MAKVLIACATRTGETRQIGELIAEGLRIANVGATVVNANNIKTEVDLKGYDAFVFGSATYHGDMMEGMKKLLFIAEKAGLQGKVGGAFGAFGWSGEAPDRIFDTMKHILKMDMVSSALRLKSSSIGGGVQMAQDYGREIAKKLNP from the coding sequence ATGGCGAAAGTTCTTATCGCGTGTGCGACCAGGACCGGGGAAACACGTCAGATTGGCGAATTGATTGCCGAAGGGTTAAGGATCGCTAATGTCGGCGCTACTGTCGTCAATGCAAACAACATAAAAACCGAAGTGGATTTAAAAGGCTATGATGCCTTTGTTTTTGGATCGGCAACTTACCATGGTGACATGATGGAAGGGATGAAGAAGCTCCTATTTATAGCGGAAAAAGCAGGACTTCAAGGAAAGGTCGGCGGGGCGTTTGGCGCTTTTGGCTGGAGCGGTGAAGCCCCTGATCGCATTTTTGATACGATGAAACACATTTTAAAGATGGATATGGTCAGCAGTGCATTGCGCCTAAAGTCCAGCTCAATCGGCGGAGGCGTCCAGATGGCACAAGATTACGGGCGTGAAATCGCAAAAAAATTAAATCCCTGA
- a CDS encoding desulfoferrodoxin: MAEKLEVYKCEACGNIVEVLHGGGGELVCCGEPMKLMVENTVDAAKEKHVPVIEKVDGGVKVKVGSVAHPMEAKHFIEWIEIIADGKAYRQFLNPGEAPEATFKISAQKVAAREYCNLHGLWKV, encoded by the coding sequence ATGGCTGAAAAATTAGAAGTTTATAAATGTGAAGCATGCGGAAATATCGTGGAAGTTCTCCATGGCGGCGGGGGTGAGCTGGTATGCTGCGGCGAACCGATGAAGTTGATGGTTGAAAATACCGTTGATGCCGCTAAAGAAAAGCATGTTCCTGTCATTGAAAAAGTCGATGGCGGCGTAAAAGTCAAGGTTGGCAGTGTTGCCCACCCCATGGAAGCGAAACACTTCATTGAATGGATCGAGATAATTGCCGACGGCAAGGCTTATCGTCAGTTTTTAAATCCCGGAGAGGCCCCTGAGGCAACTTTTAAAATTAGCGCCCAGAAGGTTGCTGCCCGTGAATATTGTAACCTACATGGGCTCTGGAAAGTGTAA
- a CDS encoding rubrerythrin family protein yields the protein MGKLKGSKTEKNILAAFAGESQARNRYTYFASQAKKEGYVQMSAIFEETANQEKEHAKRLFKFLEGGDVELNATFPAGIIGSTLQNLKDAAAGENHEHTEMYPGFAQIARKEGFEEIAGVMEAIAVAEKQHEKRYLALAANIESARVFKRAKKVVWRCRNCGYLHEETEAPTECPACDHPQAHFELLGENY from the coding sequence ATGGGGAAATTGAAAGGATCAAAGACTGAAAAAAATATCTTAGCGGCGTTTGCCGGTGAATCACAGGCACGGAATCGGTATACGTATTTCGCCAGCCAGGCCAAGAAAGAAGGATATGTTCAAATGTCAGCCATATTTGAAGAGACTGCAAACCAGGAAAAAGAACATGCCAAGAGGCTATTCAAGTTTCTTGAAGGCGGTGATGTTGAATTAAATGCAACCTTTCCGGCCGGGATCATCGGATCTACCCTTCAAAATTTAAAAGACGCGGCTGCAGGGGAAAATCATGAACATACAGAAATGTATCCGGGATTTGCGCAAATAGCCCGTAAAGAGGGCTTCGAGGAAATCGCTGGGGTAATGGAAGCGATTGCGGTTGCTGAAAAGCAGCACGAGAAAAGATATCTTGCCCTTGCTGCCAATATTGAATCCGCTCGGGTTTTTAAAAGAGCCAAAAAGGTTGTCTGGCGCTGCCGAAATTGCGGCTATCTGCATGAGGAAACTGAGGCGCCAACAGAGTGCCCGGCATGCGATCATCCTCAGGCGCACTTTGAGCTGCTTGGTGAAAATTATTAG